Part of the Engystomops pustulosus chromosome 4, aEngPut4.maternal, whole genome shotgun sequence genome is shown below.
CttactatatttttttgtatttttcctattttttttttattgggatACAATAAAGGATATGAATTTTTAAGAAAACAATATAAGGGCTGGTAATCCGATATATCTACTATTTATTACTAGAGCATAGCGCCCATGACCAAAAATAACCGTGCAGTAGACAGGGAAAGGATGCCAAAAAGCATGGCCGGACATCACAACAATCATTCTGGAATCTGAAGGTATTCTCTCACAGGGGTTGTCTACATATAGCTAAAAATAGTAAATTGTTACATTTTATTAGCTTTGGTCGGGAAGTGAAAGTTCTCCTTACATTCTCTGTGTAGGCGTGTGGAaaattatagccattgatgctccactaagcAAAGTACAAGGtatctaaaagaggcgtggttttccttatccaattctggaaaactttgcatattttccaattATTAACTTTCCAATAACTTTTTCCGGCTCATAAGGTGACAGGTGACCATGGCGGACAATCTATGGCCCGGTATCTGGCAAAGCGTCCAAACTATCACCACCACCTCAGACAGTGATAATAGCCATAATTACTAATATTGTACACAGTGATCTGCCTATTTCCAGGAGGTAATAAATAATATTCTATAAGAAATATATTATTGAGACGCTTTTCTTATTCCGAGTCCAGGGAGATAGCAGCCAACAAAGGAGAATTAAGTCGGATGCGAATCACCCACATCCTGAACGCTACACACAGTCGCTTCAGAGGAGGAGAGGAATACTACAGAGGAATGCACATCTTGTACATGGGGATAGATGCCCAAGACTGTCCTACATTTGATATGAGCGTGCACTTCTATCCGGCAGCGGATTTCATTCACAAAGCCTTAAGAGGAAGAGGTAAGAGACTGAGTGGCTTCATACTAGCAGGGATAAATATAATTGACGGATCACTGGGAGTACTGGTTGGAGGCCAGTAGCGGAATATTCATATTCAATAATGTGCTGGAGTACAATGTGCCAGATGTGTGTAGCCGGAATTCAGAAGATTTGCTGAAACTTTAGAAGGTCTAGTGTACCTGCAAAGTATATTCCTGACCCACACATTATGTCTTCCTTAATGGAGCCCGcttggtataatgccccctttctgtgCCCCCCAACAATGTATGATGCCCACTTTCTGCGGTGCTCCCTGTACCTCCTGTTCCCTTTTCTGCTGTCACCCATTTAAATGGCCCCCTCTTATATGGCCTCCTTCTTCGTGGATGCTATCTTTCTTATAGCAACCCCATTTAAAATTCCTAATAATGCTTCACCTAATCTATAGTTCACCTAATAGGCTTCAGAGCCTATACGTGGCTCTGAAGCAAAGCAGCGGGAGAGGCCCAATGGTGGAGCAGAGAGACATCAGCTCCCCACTTCCCCATTGTATCCTGCTCCATTTGCGTCGAGAGGACACAAAGTAACAGCCCAGAACATCCCTTCTGCTGCCCCGGTTATTGGGACAGACCTGAAAGTCTTGTCTCGTTCAAACTGAGATGGATGGGGGGGGGTTCTTTTTTGGGGATCCTCTCTTACTTCAGGTGAGAGCTGTCAAGTATTCCATAAATGTtctataaaattacattttttgtgtgtaaaAAAGACATAAATATTGAATATTAGTCATTCACAAATGAGCACAGGAGTCAGCTTTCGTCTGAGAGCCAACAGCTCACTTAACCACGCCCCTATCTAATGGCCCCACCCCTTATACAATAACCATACCCTTTTAACCTCAAAAAAATGGCTTCAAATTGGAGGATGGGTGTCTGGTTGCCTGAAAACAATTCTCCATGTAATtacatagggagccattcaggagccagaagatgaGTCTCTTTTAGTGAGCTGAACCGAATGATCCAGCTCAATAGACGGAattggacttcccatcactactgaaTATTATACAGAGTTTGTAAATCTATtatgaaaaatatacatttattgggggttctgtatatgctGGTGTTGATGCCACGAGGCCTAATACATGTAACTTTGAAACCCTGAATTGGGATATATATGGAAAACCGGAGCTTCCTCCAAAGTAAAGACATTGCAgattgttgggtttttttttcttgtccctAATTTTCTTCCATCTGGAGAATTTATTTGTGAAAAAGCTGTTTGAAGCTATGTAATATTATACACTATTATCACTGTTTGCTCCGAATATTGGATTTCTTCACTGAaatattttgtttccatttttaggTAAAATTTTGGTCCATTGTGCTGTGGGGGTGAGCAGATCGGCAACGCTGGTACTTGCCTATCTCATGATTTACCATCACATGACTTTGGTTGAAGCCATTAATACAGTAAAGGACAAAAGAGGAATCATCCCTAACCGTGGATTTCTTCGCCAGTTACTGGAGCTGGACAGCGACTTAAAGGGAAAGCACTAACAAACTGCTATTCATGTAAAACAACTAATTTTTATTTGTGCCTATAGAAAACCTATACATTTATTCTAGGACTATCCAGCCACTTGTGATGAGTTCATTCCTACTGAATGATAGATTTTTATAATGACAGCATAAGGATTCAAATGTTTTTTCCATTATATGTAAGGTTTGTAACTGGGATAAACTTTGGAAATAGTTGTAGATGCTGATGTCATATCATGAGACAATCCCtaagaaaaaaacaaagctgACATTTCAATCAATAGGTTAGAAATCATAGGGACGTGCCTGGTGAccgaaatatatatatacacctgtagGAAGAGCTGATTACAGTCTTACTAAACCTGTAATGCAGAATCAGtgatttaataaaattatttgcaATTCTTTCATAAATGATATACAATTTTACATTGAATGTGCTACTTTATCTTTAGGCCTGTGATTTTGATGATTGTGATCTTTGTTGCACAACACAACATATTTGCTGTACTGTaaattattattgtttatatgTAGAGCAGCATCCATTCCTTGGTGTGGTAAATTCAGTAATACATTACATTGAGACAAGAACAAGTactgtataagccaacccgagtataagccaaagtatctaattttaacacaaataactgggaaaacctattgactcgagtatatgcggagggtgggaaatgcattggtcacatacccccagtatatagccagcagccccctagtatatagcctgtgcttgctccctagtatatagctagtgcctgTACCCCCCATATAGTCAATGCCTACCCCCCGACCCCATATATGGATGGGGCTTTCCTCcccacctgtatatagccagcagctccctgctcagccttaaaaagaaaacaaaaaaaacctctgtacttACCTTTATGACGCCCCCCCACAGGTCcttttctgtcttcagctccgacTCCATTTTCGGCTCCCTGCACAGTCCTGTCAcatacaccatgatgtcagccgcttgctgacatcatggtgtattCCTACGGGGACTGCGCAGGGAGCCAAAGACCAAGGCAGAACCGGAGCTGAAGATAAAAGAGCACCTGCAGGGGGGTCGTCAAAAAGGAaagtacagaggtttttttttaattgactcgagtataagccaagttacggtttttcagcacatatttggtGCTGTAAAACTCAGCTTATtctagagtatatacagtaagtaccAAAGATGCAGAACTGAACTGGAGAAGGGGGGAAGGAGAACCCAACGTGTTCAAAAATTATGGGAAAGTCTAAAAATAAGGATTTTCAAATTACGTTTGAAGGTTTAGAGCATGAAGGACAgtcttatttgtttgtttttgagtATGGGGGATATATACTGGAGAAATTCTGGAGACGTTTGTAACTAGAGCAGATAGTAAAAGCGGGAAGGgacaaaagatgaaaaaaaaattcaaagcacAAAATGGTTATCCGGGAATTAAACACACAAATACATAGATATATTTCCTTTATCCACTTCTGACTGATCTAACAGGAGGCCTGCAGCAACCCCTAGCGGACCCTCAATACACGGGAAACTAAAATAAATGCATATAAATAAACATAATTATTAGTTTGCCTCAAATAACACTGGAAAGCAGAGGAATATCCGCACTGGGTTCCTACCAGCCCCATAGCAACCGGATGCTCTGCCTATATCAGGAGTCTCCAAATAATTTTCACCAAGGGCCAGCTCAGTTACAGAGTTTCTTTCAGTCTTGCAGGGGTGATTGTAATTGTAAGACTGTACTCCTGAATAGTTGTACAAGCTGTTAAAGAATTGGcacatttatacagtattaccACTACAACCAGCCCTTTGATGGCAACCAAAAGGTTCACTACTGATCATTGTAGTTTTGTACTTGAATTTGTTTTTTCTTGATGTAATTTATGTGTCACggccacgggtgcccctgcaacccatatccgGGGTCGCAGGCCCAACCATATGCCTTATTGTGCCCCTAGAGTCTGCTTGCCCGTtaacctctcccggctccaggcATCCTCGCTCTCCACAGTCCGGTGCGCGTGTTTCCGTCTCCTATCCGTctccaataattggcgctggctggccacctgccaagataaattcctgccccttcctgtgtcccctgctggatctttgttcttccatgcctaagagaaagctttgttctatgccctttgcgattatcctgatttcctgttgtgacctcgattccgttcctgactctgattccatgctgcctgccctgacctacagCTAAGTCTCCCACTCTGAtctcgacctcctgtctgtccccgaccacgagtttgcctgacaattctgtactacgccttggctgccaccgcggacaaggtcTTGCCTGTAGAACCACCTGCTGGTAGCCCACCGCAGCACGTCCAACCCACTTTTCGGCGGGTTCtgt
Proteins encoded:
- the DUSP26 gene encoding dual specificity protein phosphatase 26; this translates as MNSRYSYRSSLLRGPLQRGSHPLSVFELEKILYTGKYIRNNADEVWPGLYLGNQEIAANKGELSRMRITHILNATHSRFRGGEEYYRGMHILYMGIDAQDCPTFDMSVHFYPAADFIHKALRGRGKILVHCAVGVSRSATLVLAYLMIYHHMTLVEAINTVKDKRGIIPNRGFLRQLLELDSDLKGKH